In Planctomycetia bacterium, the DNA window CTCAAATCCCTGTTGCAACGATGTATTTGAGCACGAAAATCCGAAAGGGATACAGAGCGGTTGACTTCGTTCGAAATCCGACTAACCGGAGAAAACCTTTCGCAACCAGCTTGCGATCCCATTGTTCGGCTTCGACACCGCCTGGGAGCTCGAAGTCTTCGCATCGTCCGCGGCCATATGCCCGGTGATACTCTTGATTCTGACCCGATAATAGATGGGTTCGAGCGATGCGGTCGTGTCCTGCCCGGGACGCGTTGCCCAGACGTCGCTTCCAGGCTGCCACCACATAGGTAGAGTATTAAGCGCAGTCCACGCTTCCCGCCGTCTATCGGCGAACGTCGGCTGACGAGGTTCGGCGGCCGCGGTGACCGCGACGAGGTTTCGCGGGTGCTCAGGGGACCGAAGCGTCAACCTCTCCGTCTCGAGAGCAGCCGGCAATTCCTCGTATTCTCCGATCACGATGACGCTGACCCATTGATCGAAGTCTAGGACCTCATCGACTTCGACGCAGACCAATGGATTGGCTCGCATCCACTCGACCTTTCGACCCCGTGTGGTGAA includes these proteins:
- a CDS encoding pyridoxamine 5'-phosphate oxidase family protein, with translation MHAIIEHAIGVACGSGHVSTGFSKKLFATRRGYAMVIREMAPSACLKVLAGAKLARLACAHENQPYIVPTHLAYHEASESLYGFTTRGRKVEWMRANPLVCVEVDEVLDFDQWVSVIVIGEYEELPAALETERLTLRSPEHPRNLVAVTAAAEPRQPTFADRRREAWTALNTLPMWWQPGSDVWATRPGQDTTASLEPIYYRVRIKSITGHMAADDAKTSSSQAVSKPNNGIASWLRKVFSG